The Nocardioides sp. S5 genome includes a window with the following:
- the cobF gene encoding precorrin-6A synthase (deacetylating) gives MRTRVRVVGIGCHPGQLTVEAREAIAGCDYVIAADKGPADPLLALRRAICADLGVELVAVPDPPRDRDDPADYDGAVLDWHDARATAYGSVLAQRPGTVGFLVWGDPAFYDSTIRVVERLGVAYDVLPGVSALSLLAARHRVVLHEVGRPVLVTTGRRLAAEVSAGHDNLVVMLDGRLQAASLDGDWDIWWGANLGSPREELVAGPLADVVEEVGAARARAKKADGWVMDTYLLRRATSGAARTSTTEMGNEKSQS, from the coding sequence GTGAGGACTCGAGTCCGCGTCGTCGGGATCGGCTGCCACCCGGGCCAGCTGACCGTCGAGGCGCGCGAGGCCATCGCCGGCTGCGACTACGTCATCGCCGCCGACAAGGGACCGGCGGACCCGCTCCTCGCGCTGCGCCGGGCGATCTGCGCCGACCTCGGCGTCGAGCTGGTCGCCGTCCCCGACCCGCCGCGGGACCGGGACGACCCGGCCGACTACGACGGTGCGGTCCTCGACTGGCACGACGCCCGCGCGACGGCGTACGGCTCCGTGCTCGCGCAGCGTCCGGGCACCGTCGGGTTCCTGGTGTGGGGCGACCCGGCGTTCTACGACTCGACGATCCGCGTGGTCGAGCGGCTCGGAGTCGCGTACGACGTGCTGCCGGGCGTCTCCGCGCTCTCGTTGCTGGCGGCCCGGCACCGCGTCGTGCTCCACGAGGTCGGTCGGCCCGTGCTGGTGACGACGGGCCGCCGGCTGGCGGCGGAGGTCTCGGCCGGGCACGACAACCTCGTCGTGATGCTGGACGGTCGGCTCCAGGCCGCGTCCCTCGATGGTGACTGGGACATCTGGTGGGGCGCCAACCTCGGCAGCCCGCGCGAGGAGCTGGTCGCAGGGCCGCTCGCGGACGTCGTCGAAGAGGTCGGCGCCGCGCGGGCGCGGGCGAAGAAGGCCGACGGCTGGGTGATGGACACCTACCTCCTGCGCCGCGCGACGTCCGGCGCCGCTCGCACTTCAACCACCGAGATGGGGAACGAAAAATCTCAAAGTTGA
- the cobN gene encoding cobaltochelatase subunit CobN produces the protein MRIALLSTSDTDLLSARESGADYVLANPARPGHQSMAEVIEGCDLVVGRLLGSPQDLCSGFTRVAATGMPVVVLGGEQSPSAELMELSSVPIGVAAEAHRYLAEGGPANLRQLHAFLSDTVLLTGEGFEPPEVLPQWGFAEREVVSRLVAGAPRTSTTEKVRVGVLYYRAHEASGNTAFAHALADAIDATGHAVGVPIFAGSLRSAPDELYDALGTLDALIVTVLAAGGSVPAGASAGGDDESWDVARMSALDIPIIQGLCLTSSRAEWEASDDGVSPMDSATQIAIPEFDGRIITAPFSFKEVDADGLPRYVADPERCARVAGIAVRHARLRHIPNAEKRLALVLSAYPTKHARIGNAVGLDTPVSAIRMLQRLRVEGYDLGDGEVVEILDREASDTEKGDALIHALIAAGGQDEEWLTHAQLTDAHVRITPEQYAAWTADLPADLRADMVEAWGEAPGSLFVNDAGELVLATVRAGNVVLLIQPPRGFGENPIAIYHDPDLAPTHHYLGAYRWLEHGFKADAVVHLGKHGSLEWLPGKNAALSASCGTDAALGDLPMVYPFLVNDPGEGAQAKRRAHATIVDHLIPPMARAESYGDIARLEQLLDEHANIAAMDPAKLPAIRGEIWQLMHAAEMHRDLGLDEQPDDEEFDDFIMHVDGWLCEIKDAQIRDGLHVLGEAPSGQARVNLVLAILRAAQVFGGQAQAVPGLRAALAGFEARFARTSTSDVSELPTSEVDRLEAIARDLVEQMDKADWDSARAAELHDDPEVRRVLEFAATQVVPRLARTTDELDAVVHALDGGFIAAGPSGSPLRGLVNVLPTGRNFYTVDPRAVPSRLAWQTGQAMAESLVAKYVDETGTFPESVGLSVWGTSAMRTSGDDVAEVLALLGVRPVWDEASRRVSDLQVIPLDDLGRPRIDVTVRISGFFRDAFPHVVAMLDDAVRLVAGLDESDEHNHVRAHARADLAEHGDERRSTTRIFGSKPGSYGAGILQVVESGNWRSDDDLAEVYTAWGGFAYGRDLDGAPAADDMRTNYRRIKVAAKNVDTREHDIADSDDYFQYHGGMVATVRALTGSDPKAYVGDSTTPDAVRTRTLQEETNRVFRSRVVNRRWIAAMQRHGYKGAFELAATVDYLFGFDATAGVVHDWMYESLARSYVLDETTSAFLRTSNPWALRGIVERLHEAAERGLWEEPDAEVVAALQQVYLDVEGELEDR, from the coding sequence GTGCGCATCGCACTGCTGTCCACGTCCGACACCGACCTGCTGAGCGCGCGGGAGTCCGGCGCCGACTACGTCCTGGCCAACCCGGCGCGGCCCGGGCACCAGTCGATGGCCGAGGTGATCGAGGGCTGCGACCTGGTCGTCGGCCGGCTGCTCGGCTCGCCCCAGGATCTGTGCTCCGGCTTCACCCGCGTCGCCGCGACCGGGATGCCGGTCGTCGTGCTCGGCGGCGAGCAGTCGCCGAGCGCCGAGCTGATGGAGCTGTCGTCGGTGCCGATCGGCGTCGCGGCCGAGGCGCACCGCTACCTCGCCGAGGGCGGGCCGGCGAACCTCCGCCAGCTCCACGCCTTCCTCTCCGACACGGTGCTGCTGACAGGGGAGGGGTTCGAGCCGCCGGAGGTGCTGCCGCAGTGGGGGTTCGCGGAGCGGGAGGTGGTTTCGAGGCTCGTCGCTGGCGCTCCTCGCACCTCAACCACCGAGAAGGTGAGGGTGGGGGTGCTCTACTACCGCGCCCACGAGGCCAGCGGGAACACCGCCTTCGCCCACGCCCTCGCCGACGCGATCGACGCGACGGGCCACGCGGTCGGCGTACCCATCTTCGCCGGGTCGCTGCGGTCCGCGCCCGACGAGCTGTACGACGCGCTCGGCACGCTGGACGCGCTCATCGTCACCGTGCTGGCCGCCGGCGGCAGCGTGCCCGCGGGCGCGAGCGCCGGCGGGGACGACGAGTCGTGGGACGTCGCGCGGATGTCGGCACTCGACATCCCGATCATCCAGGGCCTCTGCCTCACCTCCAGCCGCGCGGAGTGGGAGGCGTCCGACGACGGCGTCAGCCCGATGGACTCCGCGACCCAGATCGCGATCCCCGAGTTCGACGGGCGGATCATCACCGCGCCCTTCTCCTTCAAGGAGGTCGACGCCGACGGCCTCCCGCGCTACGTCGCCGACCCCGAGCGCTGCGCCCGGGTCGCGGGCATCGCGGTCAGGCACGCCCGCCTGCGGCACATCCCGAACGCCGAGAAGCGGCTCGCGCTCGTGCTGTCGGCGTACCCCACCAAGCACGCCCGCATCGGCAACGCCGTCGGGCTCGACACCCCGGTCTCCGCGATCCGGATGCTGCAGCGGCTCAGGGTGGAGGGGTACGACCTGGGTGACGGCGAGGTCGTCGAGATCCTCGACCGCGAGGCGAGCGACACCGAGAAGGGCGATGCGCTGATCCACGCGCTCATCGCGGCCGGCGGCCAGGACGAGGAGTGGCTGACCCACGCGCAGCTGACGGACGCGCACGTGCGGATCACGCCGGAGCAGTACGCCGCGTGGACCGCCGACCTGCCCGCGGACCTGCGCGCCGACATGGTCGAGGCCTGGGGCGAGGCGCCCGGATCGCTCTTCGTCAACGATGCCGGCGAGCTCGTGCTGGCGACCGTGCGCGCCGGCAACGTCGTGCTGCTCATCCAGCCGCCGCGCGGGTTCGGGGAGAACCCGATCGCGATCTACCACGACCCCGACCTCGCGCCGACGCACCACTACCTCGGTGCCTACCGCTGGCTGGAGCACGGGTTCAAGGCCGACGCCGTCGTCCACCTCGGCAAGCACGGCTCGCTGGAGTGGCTGCCCGGAAAGAACGCCGCCCTCTCCGCCAGCTGCGGCACCGACGCGGCGCTGGGCGACCTGCCGATGGTCTACCCGTTCCTCGTCAACGACCCCGGTGAGGGTGCGCAGGCCAAGCGCCGCGCCCACGCGACGATCGTCGACCACCTCATCCCGCCGATGGCGCGCGCGGAGTCGTACGGCGACATCGCCCGCCTCGAGCAGCTCCTCGACGAGCACGCCAACATCGCCGCGATGGACCCGGCCAAGCTGCCGGCGATCCGCGGCGAGATCTGGCAGCTCATGCACGCCGCCGAGATGCACCGCGACCTCGGGCTGGACGAGCAGCCGGACGACGAGGAGTTCGACGACTTCATCATGCACGTCGACGGGTGGCTCTGCGAGATCAAGGACGCGCAGATCCGCGACGGGCTGCACGTGCTCGGCGAGGCGCCGTCCGGGCAGGCGCGGGTCAACCTGGTGCTGGCGATCCTGCGGGCGGCGCAGGTGTTCGGGGGGCAGGCGCAGGCGGTGCCGGGGTTGCGGGCGGCGCTCGCAGGTTTCGAGGCTCGCTTCGCTCGCACCTCAACCAGCGACGTGAGCGAGCTTCCGACGTCCGAGGTCGATCGACTGGAGGCGATCGCGCGCGACCTCGTCGAGCAGATGGACAAGGCCGACTGGGACTCCGCCCGCGCCGCCGAGCTGCACGACGACCCCGAGGTGCGGCGGGTGCTGGAGTTCGCCGCGACCCAGGTCGTGCCGCGCCTGGCGCGCACCACCGATGAGCTCGACGCCGTCGTCCACGCCCTTGACGGCGGCTTCATCGCCGCCGGGCCGTCGGGCTCGCCGCTGCGCGGGCTGGTCAACGTGCTGCCGACCGGCCGCAACTTCTACACCGTGGACCCGCGCGCCGTCCCGTCCCGCCTCGCGTGGCAGACCGGGCAGGCGATGGCGGAGTCGCTCGTCGCGAAGTACGTCGACGAGACCGGCACTTTCCCGGAGTCCGTCGGCCTGTCGGTCTGGGGCACGAGCGCGATGCGCACCAGTGGTGACGACGTCGCCGAGGTGCTTGCGCTGCTCGGCGTACGCCCTGTCTGGGACGAGGCGTCGCGGCGCGTCAGCGACCTCCAGGTGATCCCGCTCGACGATCTCGGCCGCCCGCGCATCGACGTGACGGTGCGGATCTCGGGGTTCTTCCGCGACGCCTTTCCGCACGTGGTCGCGATGCTCGACGACGCCGTACGCCTCGTGGCAGGCCTCGACGAGTCCGACGAGCACAACCACGTGCGGGCGCACGCGCGCGCCGACCTGGCCGAGCACGGCGACGAGCGGCGCTCGACCACGCGGATCTTCGGCTCCAAGCCCGGCTCGTACGGCGCCGGCATCCTCCAGGTCGTCGAGTCCGGCAACTGGCGCAGCGACGACGACCTCGCCGAGGTCTACACGGCGTGGGGCGGCTTCGCCTACGGCCGCGACCTCGACGGGGCGCCGGCCGCGGACGACATGCGCACCAACTACCGCCGGATCAAGGTGGCGGCCAAGAACGTCGACACCCGCGAGCACGACATCGCCGACAGCGACGACTACTTCCAGTACCACGGCGGCATGGTCGCCACGGTGCGCGCGCTGACCGGCAGCGACCCCAAGGCGTACGTCGGTGACTCGACGACCCCCGACGCGGTCCGCACCCGCACGCTGCAGGAGGAGACGAACCGCGTCTTCCGCTCGCGAGTGGTCAACCGGCGGTGGATCGCGGCGATGCAGCGCCACGGCTACAAGGGCGCCTTCGAGCTCGCCGCGACGGTCGACTACCTCTTCGGCTTCGACGCGACCGCGGGCGTCGTGCACGACTGGATGTACGAGTCGCTGGCTAGGTCGTACGTCCTCGACGAGACAACGAGTGCGTTCCTGCGGACCTCCAACCCGTGGGCGCTGCGGGGCATCGTCGAACGGCTGCACGAGGCCGCCGAGCGCGGGCTGTGGGAGGAGCCGGACGCCGAGGTGGTGGCCGCGCTGCAGCAGGTCTACCTCGACGTCGAGGGCGAGCTGGAGGACCGGTGA
- a CDS encoding nitrite reductase — MDRTRGDLCPGVFRPWPADDGALVRLRIPGGHLSRTTLLALLDVAEAYGDGQVHLTKRANLQLRALPLVDGNVPPEVVEAIRATGLLPHPDHELVRNVLVSPLTGLHGGRADLRPVTKELDERICATPSLAMLPGRFLLVLDDGRGDLVPRTCDLGLVALSADEVQLRVGSTQWGPVVPLREAAARLTGLARAFQQVRGSGDHAAWHVDELPAAPDAHDPDPRLPAATEHPAYGEVAPGVAHVEVAGGVVDRSSVQELPEHLVVTPWKSLLTRRPLGG, encoded by the coding sequence ATGGACCGGACCCGAGGCGACCTCTGCCCCGGCGTTTTCCGTCCCTGGCCCGCCGACGACGGAGCGCTCGTACGCCTCCGCATCCCCGGCGGCCACCTCTCCCGCACCACGCTGCTGGCGTTGCTCGACGTCGCCGAGGCGTACGGCGACGGGCAGGTGCACCTGACCAAGCGGGCCAACCTCCAGCTCCGCGCGCTCCCGCTGGTCGACGGCAATGTCCCGCCCGAGGTCGTCGAGGCCATCCGCGCCACCGGACTCCTGCCGCACCCGGACCACGAGCTGGTGCGCAACGTCCTCGTCTCGCCCCTGACCGGGCTGCACGGCGGACGCGCCGACCTCCGCCCCGTCACGAAGGAGCTCGACGAGCGCATCTGCGCCACGCCGTCCCTCGCGATGCTCCCGGGTCGCTTCCTCCTCGTCCTCGACGACGGTCGCGGCGACCTCGTCCCACGGACCTGCGACCTGGGGCTCGTCGCCCTCTCGGCCGACGAGGTCCAGCTGCGGGTCGGGTCGACGCAGTGGGGTCCGGTCGTCCCGCTGCGCGAGGCGGCGGCCCGGCTCACCGGCCTGGCCCGCGCCTTCCAGCAGGTCCGCGGCAGCGGGGACCATGCCGCGTGGCACGTGGACGAGCTGCCTGCCGCGCCCGACGCCCACGACCCCGACCCTCGCCTGCCCGCAGCGACCGAGCATCCGGCGTACGGCGAGGTCGCCCCCGGCGTCGCGCACGTCGAGGTGGCGGGCGGGGTGGTCGACCGGTCGTCGGTCCAGGAGCTCCCGGAGCACCTGGTCGTCACGCCATGGAAGTCCCTCCTCACCCGTCGCCCCCTCGGTGGTTGA
- a CDS encoding precorrin-8X methylmutase → MTLLARPTRRYDYIARGAEIYDESFATIRREASFDHLPADAERVAVRMVHGTGQTDLTDDLVIHHRLVGAAREALEGGAPIITDAHMVASGVTRARLPRDNEVLCALHDRRTPDLAMLMATTRSAAALSLLEGRLEGAVVAIGNAPTALFHLLEMLLDGAPRPAAIVGVPVGFIGAAESKQALEEAALQGLDIPFLTVRGRRGGSAMAASALNALAQERE, encoded by the coding sequence ATGACACTGCTTGCCCGACCGACCCGTCGCTACGACTACATCGCCCGCGGGGCCGAGATCTACGACGAGTCCTTCGCGACGATCCGCCGCGAGGCCAGCTTCGACCACCTGCCGGCCGACGCCGAGCGCGTCGCCGTCCGCATGGTCCACGGGACCGGCCAGACCGACCTGACCGACGACCTGGTGATCCACCACCGGCTGGTGGGCGCCGCCCGCGAGGCGCTCGAAGGCGGCGCTCCGATCATCACCGACGCCCACATGGTCGCGTCCGGCGTCACCCGCGCCCGCCTCCCCCGCGACAACGAGGTGCTCTGCGCGCTGCACGACCGGCGTACGCCCGACCTCGCGATGCTGATGGCCACCACCCGCTCGGCCGCCGCGCTCTCGCTGCTGGAGGGCCGCCTCGAAGGGGCCGTCGTCGCGATCGGCAACGCTCCCACCGCGCTGTTCCACCTGCTTGAGATGCTGCTCGACGGGGCTCCGCGACCGGCGGCGATCGTCGGCGTACCGGTCGGCTTCATCGGCGCCGCCGAGTCCAAGCAGGCGCTGGAGGAGGCCGCCCTGCAAGGCCTCGACATCCCCTTCCTCACCGTCCGTGGCCGTCGCGGCGGGTCGGCGATGGCCGCCTCCGCCCTCAACGCGCTGGCCCAGGAGCGGGAGTGA
- a CDS encoding precorrin-2 C(20)-methyltransferase gives MTGRLYGVGLGPGDPELVTLKAARLIRDADVIAFHAGVGKQSNARRIAADLIPGSAIEEELRYPVTTGPTAHPGGYAGAMAEFYEECASRLTVHLQQGRTVVVLAEGDPLFYGSYMYLHDRLAPRFETEVVPGVPAFAAATAVLASPLVRQTDVLTVLPGTLDVPELARRLADTDGAIIMKLGRRFPGVVEALRQAGRLEHAMYVERASMPAERWMPVDDVDPASVPYFSLIVVPGDSLSEDPGGRRPAVAPSSPSVVEVRADSRSVLEVRAERASKPPHPLQVIGLGPGPDAWLTEEAREALSHVDHVVGYAPYVNRVPQREGLTRHASGNTVEVDRARLALDLAQQGHRVAVVSGGDAGVFGMASAVFEAAAARKDEGLPDIPVEVLPGVSAVQAVAARAGAPIGADFAVVSLSDRLKPWPVIERRLHAIAEADLVLAVYNPASRSRTTQVADLQKLFLEHRSPDTVVIVGRDVGRAEESVTVTTLAELEADTVDMKCLLIVGASSTTVTATGQVWTPRFVE, from the coding sequence GTGACCGGCCGGCTCTACGGGGTCGGCCTCGGTCCCGGCGACCCCGAGCTGGTCACCCTGAAGGCCGCGCGGCTGATCCGCGACGCCGACGTGATCGCCTTCCACGCCGGTGTCGGCAAGCAGTCCAACGCCCGCCGGATCGCGGCCGACCTCATCCCGGGCAGCGCGATCGAGGAGGAGCTCCGCTACCCCGTCACGACCGGTCCGACCGCGCACCCCGGCGGGTACGCCGGCGCGATGGCGGAGTTCTACGAGGAGTGCGCCTCGCGCCTCACCGTCCACCTCCAGCAGGGCCGTACGGTCGTGGTGCTGGCCGAGGGCGACCCGCTGTTCTACGGCTCGTACATGTACCTCCACGACCGGCTCGCACCGCGCTTCGAGACCGAGGTCGTGCCGGGCGTGCCGGCCTTCGCCGCCGCCACCGCCGTCCTCGCCTCGCCGCTCGTGCGCCAGACGGACGTGCTCACGGTCCTGCCCGGCACCCTCGACGTCCCCGAGCTCGCCCGCCGCCTCGCCGACACCGACGGCGCGATCATCATGAAGCTCGGCCGCCGCTTCCCCGGCGTGGTCGAGGCGCTGCGCCAGGCCGGCCGCCTCGAGCACGCGATGTACGTCGAGCGCGCGTCGATGCCCGCCGAGCGCTGGATGCCCGTGGACGACGTCGACCCCGCGTCGGTGCCGTACTTCTCCCTGATCGTGGTGCCCGGCGACTCGCTGTCCGAGGACCCCGGCGGCCGCCGCCCCGCTGTCGCCCCCTCCTCCCCTTCGGTGGTTGAGGTGCGAGCGGACTCCCGATCGGTGCTTGAGGTGCGAGCGGAGCGAGCCTCGAAACCACCCCACCCCCTCCAGGTCATCGGCCTCGGCCCCGGCCCCGACGCCTGGCTCACCGAGGAAGCCCGGGAAGCCCTGTCCCACGTCGACCACGTCGTCGGCTACGCCCCCTACGTCAACCGCGTCCCCCAGCGCGAGGGCCTCACCCGCCACGCCTCCGGCAACACCGTCGAGGTCGACCGCGCCCGGCTCGCGCTGGACCTCGCGCAGCAGGGACACCGGGTGGCGGTCGTCTCCGGCGGCGACGCGGGCGTCTTCGGGATGGCGAGCGCGGTGTTCGAGGCGGCCGCCGCCAGAAAGGACGAAGGGCTTCCCGACATACCCGTCGAGGTCCTTCCCGGCGTCAGCGCCGTCCAGGCCGTCGCCGCCAGGGCGGGAGCCCCGATCGGCGCGGACTTCGCGGTCGTGTCGCTGAGCGACCGACTCAAGCCGTGGCCGGTGATCGAGCGCCGCCTGCACGCGATCGCTGAGGCCGACCTGGTCCTCGCGGTCTACAACCCCGCCTCGCGCAGCCGCACCACGCAGGTCGCCGACCTCCAGAAGCTCTTCCTCGAGCACCGCAGCCCCGACACGGTCGTCATCGTCGGCCGCGACGTGGGGCGCGCCGAGGAGTCGGTGACGGTGACGACTCTCGCCGAGCTCGAGGCCGACACGGTCGACATGAAGTGCCTGCTGATCGTGGGCGCCTCCTCGACCACGGTGACCGCGACCGGCCAGGTCTGGACGCCGAGGTTCGTGGAATGA
- a CDS encoding SAM-dependent methyltransferase, which translates to MTVHFVGAGPGAADLITLRAASLLAAADVVLYPGTYLDAEVLAHCPDARQVDTQALDLDQITSVMVSAAAEGREVVRLTSGDPSLYSALAEQTSRLDAAGVEWDVCPGVPAYAAAAAVVGRELTVPLVAQSVVLTRTQARSTAMPATESLAAFAATRATLVLHLAITRTRELAASLVQEYGADCPVVVVHRASQPDELVLRGTLADIADRVEDAGLRQAAVILVGWALARDGGESWLYTPDRTRSR; encoded by the coding sequence ATGACCGTCCACTTCGTCGGCGCCGGCCCCGGCGCGGCCGACCTGATCACCCTGCGCGCGGCCTCTCTGCTCGCGGCGGCCGACGTCGTGCTCTACCCCGGGACGTACCTCGACGCCGAGGTCCTCGCCCACTGCCCCGATGCCCGCCAGGTCGACACCCAGGCCCTCGACCTCGACCAGATCACGTCGGTCATGGTGAGCGCAGCAGCGGAGGGACGCGAGGTCGTGCGCCTCACCTCCGGCGACCCATCGCTCTACTCCGCCCTCGCCGAGCAGACCTCCCGCCTCGACGCGGCCGGGGTCGAGTGGGACGTGTGCCCGGGGGTCCCGGCGTACGCCGCCGCGGCCGCCGTCGTCGGCCGTGAGCTGACCGTCCCGCTGGTCGCGCAGAGCGTCGTGCTGACCCGAACCCAGGCCCGCTCCACCGCGATGCCGGCCACCGAATCGCTCGCCGCGTTCGCCGCGACCCGCGCAACCTTGGTGCTGCACCTCGCGATCACCAGGACCCGCGAGCTCGCTGCGTCACTGGTCCAGGAGTACGGCGCCGACTGCCCCGTGGTCGTCGTCCACCGGGCATCCCAGCCGGACGAGCTCGTCCTCCGCGGCACGCTCGCGGACATCGCCGACCGGGTCGAGGACGCCGGCCTCCGGCAGGCGGCGGTGATCCTCGTGGGGTGGGCGCTGGCGCGGGACGGCGGCGAGTCGTGGCTCTACACGCCCGACCGGACACGATCCCGGTGA
- a CDS encoding GAF and ANTAR domain-containing protein, which translates to MSEDHIVDASRRLAAALRPGDLDETLTNITAAAVEVLPDVQWSSLSIKHADGRLETVAPTHDVLREVDAAQYELQEGPCYEAAVDTVHIVSPHLATDERFPRYAPVAQEAGIRAQAGIRLFDAQHSQGALNLYSKRVGAFEDLGVLAELFAHQSAVALDYARRIDQLQEAVTARQLIGQAVGVVMERFGVDDARAFGFLTRLSNQENLKLRLVAERLLAAPRDTPGA; encoded by the coding sequence ATGAGTGAGGACCACATCGTCGATGCCTCCCGCCGTCTGGCCGCCGCTCTCCGGCCCGGCGACCTCGACGAGACGCTCACCAACATCACGGCGGCCGCGGTCGAGGTCCTGCCGGACGTGCAGTGGAGCAGCTTGTCCATCAAGCACGCCGACGGCCGGCTGGAGACCGTGGCACCGACCCACGACGTCCTCCGCGAGGTCGACGCGGCGCAGTACGAGCTGCAGGAGGGACCCTGCTACGAGGCCGCGGTCGACACCGTCCACATCGTCTCGCCGCACCTGGCGACCGATGAGCGGTTTCCGCGCTACGCGCCCGTGGCCCAGGAAGCCGGCATCCGGGCGCAGGCCGGCATCCGGCTCTTCGACGCCCAGCACTCCCAAGGCGCGTTGAACCTCTACTCCAAGAGGGTCGGTGCGTTCGAGGACCTCGGCGTGCTGGCCGAGCTCTTCGCGCACCAGTCGGCCGTCGCGCTCGACTACGCCCGCAGGATCGACCAGCTCCAGGAGGCGGTCACCGCGCGACAGCTGATCGGCCAGGCCGTAGGGGTTGTGATGGAGCGCTTCGGGGTCGACGACGCACGTGCGTTCGGATTCCTGACCCGCCTCTCGAACCAGGAGAACCTCAAGCTCCGACTCGTCGCCGAACGGCTCCTGGCCGCGCCACGCGACACCCCCGGAGCCTGA
- a CDS encoding metallophosphoesterase, with protein MTSLRASTIAAASLLTTFTLLAPSSSASSSVVAAPGQDKPSATSFAVIGDVPYGAAQIAAFPGWIDRINAQPGLDLTFHVGDIKNGSSPCTDDYFAMIREQFDRFTMPMLYTPGDNEWTDCHRPAAGGYDPLERLDAVRSAFFEVPGRTLGARPIKVDSQADLGLPENQSLRTAGIEMATLHVVGSNNDRAPWTGIGNTTPTATQLAEESARMGAVIELVEDTFARARRTNARAVALFQQADMFDPSYQPTWDIGAFRPLVQALVDEASTFDGEVYLFDGDSHVYNVDQPLSAGSRWLTIHGVDGHADNLTRITVDGEANNTNFLQVTVNRPGAERVLSWTRVPYLSQP; from the coding sequence ATGACCTCCCTCCGTGCCTCGACCATCGCCGCCGCATCGCTCCTCACGACGTTCACGCTCCTCGCGCCCTCGTCCTCCGCCTCGTCGTCCGTGGTGGCGGCTCCAGGTCAGGACAAGCCCTCGGCCACCAGCTTCGCCGTGATCGGCGACGTCCCGTACGGCGCTGCGCAGATCGCCGCCTTCCCCGGCTGGATCGACCGGATCAACGCCCAGCCCGGGCTCGACCTGACCTTCCACGTCGGTGACATCAAGAACGGCTCGTCGCCGTGCACCGACGACTACTTCGCGATGATCCGCGAGCAGTTCGACCGGTTCACGATGCCGATGCTCTACACGCCGGGTGACAACGAGTGGACCGACTGCCACCGTCCCGCCGCCGGCGGCTACGACCCGCTGGAGCGCCTGGACGCAGTCCGCAGCGCCTTCTTCGAGGTGCCCGGGCGGACGCTGGGCGCCCGACCGATCAAGGTCGACAGCCAGGCCGACCTCGGTCTCCCCGAGAACCAGTCGTTGCGGACCGCCGGCATCGAGATGGCCACCCTGCACGTGGTCGGCAGCAACAACGACCGCGCCCCCTGGACCGGCATCGGCAACACGACGCCCACGGCGACCCAGCTGGCAGAGGAGTCCGCCCGCATGGGTGCCGTGATCGAGCTCGTCGAGGACACCTTCGCCCGCGCCCGCCGGACCAATGCCCGGGCCGTCGCGCTGTTCCAGCAGGCCGACATGTTCGACCCGTCGTACCAGCCGACCTGGGACATCGGCGCCTTCCGGCCCCTCGTGCAGGCGCTCGTGGACGAGGCCTCGACCTTCGACGGCGAGGTCTACCTCTTCGACGGCGACAGCCACGTCTACAACGTCGACCAGCCGCTCAGCGCCGGCTCACGCTGGCTGACGATCCACGGCGTGGACGGCCACGCCGACAACCTGACCAGGATCACCGTGGACGGCGAGGCCAACAACACCAACTTCCTGCAGGTGACGGTCAACCGACCCGGAGCCGAGCGCGTGCTGTCGTGGACTCGCGTGCCCTACCTGTCGCAGCCCTGA